The genomic region AAGATTTACAAACCTTATTTGGAGTAAAAGCGAAATTCGATCTGAATGAATATGCAATTGTTTTAGAAGTGCCTTGGCTGGCTCATCCTGCAACAAATACATTTGAAGAAACCGAAACTCCTGTTGTCTTAAATGGCTTACAACGCCTCTATCCAGGCAGATTAAATATTGCTGGTAGGAACAAAGGGTCAACGCTACGGGAACGGGAGACACCACACCCACTTATACGGGAGACACGCTTGCTGTTGGTAGTGCTTTTGGTGGTTCTTGGTTCGTCCGTACCACCCAATCCCAATTGCAAGATTTCTCAACTTGGAGACTTGCCGAAGCCCAGTTTCTGCGCCAAACTGATTTTACCGACTATTTTGTAGGCTCTCAGCCGACATTTTGGCAAAGTCAAGAAACGAGAAACTATTGGGGCTTAACTTTAGTTCAAAGACAAGGCTTTTCTCCGCCTCAGAGTTTATCTGCTGGTAGTTCCGATCCGCGTCAACGCTTGCAAGCAGCTGTCGTGGGACGCACGATCGCCGGTAAAGCCGAACCAGGAACCTTAGTGAGATTAGTCCGAGGATTTGGCAGTCGGGCAATCGCAGAAGTTTTAGTCGATTCCTCTGGAATCTATCGCTTTGAAAATATTAAATACGACCGGGCTTATGACGGCAACTATCGTATCTTTCTCTATCCCCAAGGAAGGCTAACTGCACCACCAGAAATTCGGGAAGCGAGTTTTTCTACCGTACCAGGACAAATTCCCGCAGGTGCTTCGGCGTTCGTCGTGTCTGGCGGTTGGCAAAGCGATACGGACACGCAAATCCCTTCCATGCGGGAGTTTCGCGGCGGAGTCGCTGGACGTTGGGGTTTATCGCCAACGCTAACTGTAGGCTTAGGGGGGGTCTACGACGACTCTTTACAAGCCTTAGCAGAGGTCTTCTGGCGACCCGATAACTTGCCTTTACAGGTAGCAGTCTCGGCACTGGCGGGTTCTGAGTTGGAGGCGATCGCGGATATTCAATTTACGCCCTCGCCTAATTTTAGTGCGTTGCTATCCAGCGACAGATACTCTAGTCGCTTAAATCTCAATTGGCAATTATCGCGCAGCTTCAGCTTATATGCCTCAGCTAACAGTCGTGATGCCACATCTGGAGGAGTGCAATTTAGCTTTAGCAGGAAAAATTTCTTCACCTTTGTCCGTGCTGGCTTGGATACCAAAAATCGCCTGCGTTGGTATTTACTCCAAGGTTTGGGCAGATTGGAGCTGAACTTGCAAGGTAACGAAGTGGGTACGAATTCGGCACTGACGTACAACTTATCTCAAGACAATGGCAACACCGGACACTCGTTTCTATTAAATTATGAAACGCGCAGTCAATATCGAAGCGATCGCTTAGTGACTCTTGGCTGGCAATATCGTTCTCCACAACGGACAAGTGATGGAAACTATTTATGGGAAGCCCAACTAGGCTACGGTATGAATTCTGGAGGCAGCGGTCTATTTGCTTCATTAGGAACCACCGTGCTACCAGGCGTGATGTTGCGCGGACGCTACCAAGGAGTATCTCTGACTTCTGAGGAGTCGAGTTTCAGCATCGAGTTAGTTTCTAGCTTAGGCTTGCAGGCGGGTATTAGCCCAGGCGACAGGCATACTAGCGAGTTCCGTACCCAAGGCGGTTTATTAATTCAACCGTTTTTTGACCGCAACAACAACCATAAACGCGATCCAAGTGAAGAGATTTACACCGAGAACTGCGATCTGTTACTCGTGCTGAATAATCAACCACTGACCGCTTGGCGACCGAAAATTCAACACAATCGCATCCTCCTGCGCCTACCACCCAATACCTACCGTTTAGATTTCGATCCGGCGGGATTCCCTCCCGATTGGCAAGCACAACTAGACGCTTTGGCTGTGGTTGTCAGTGCTGGCAGTTACACCCCAATACGGTTCATTTAAGGCTACGCTGTGCTGAGGATAAAGAAAATAGGAGGATTGGTTCGAGAGGGGGTGGCTCGATGTCTTGGCTTTTTTGAGCGAAACTTGGATACAGGTTTTTTTACAACTCTGGGATTGGTACGAGAAACTCGTTCAGGTAACAGAGTGTCTAAAATCTCTACAGTTAACCAACTTAAAAAAAGGGGAGTTCTTGTGATTGCAAGCGTTGAAATTTCGGGATAGCACGACGAATAACTCGCAATGTCCCAGTGAAACTCAGACGCAAAGGAGTGATACCCGCGCTCTTTGCAGCTTGAAACATCAATAACCGCACAGCCCAGTGTCCTAACAACCACCCGTAAACTTCCTGCACAACTTCACGCGGTTTTTGAGAGCGAATATGAGTTTTTCGTCCTGATAAATGTACTTTGAGTTCATCAATAGTATTTTCTACTTCCCAGCGTTGATGATATTCAATCGCCAGTAGTTGAGCCGGAAATTTCTCCAATTCCAATAAGCTGGTAATTAAGCGATATCTTAGTTGTTCCTCTGGGTTGTCGGTATTACCAATTGTGTATTCAATCACTCGGACTTGTATGGGCTGGCAAGCTTTTGAGCGGAATTTAGCAGGTGGATAAATCCAACTCAGATAAGAACCATCCGCCAGTGGTTCTTCGCACAAAAACTTGACATTTGCGGGAATTCTTCCTAAATAATCGCTACCAGTTGTGACAGTTGCTTGCACCATTGCATAAGAATGTAACCCTCTGTCCCACATCAACAACATCCCTGAACTCACGGAGCGTAATAATCTTAATGCCCGCACTCGTTCTCCTATTCGATATGGACACATCAATGCATCAAAGATTAAATGTGTTCCTGCTTCTACCAAAATGACTAATCGCAGTTTGGGAAATGCGGCTTGTGTGCCAGGACGGCTGCTCGGACGACCAAAAACTCTCGCATTTTCATCGCTGTCTGGCAGATCGAAGCAAGTCCGATCAATTACCACAATTCGCAATCCATTGAGAAATGCTCCTTTGGTATCGGTGCTAGCCATTGGTCGCACCAGTTGATGGAACAATTGACTCATCACCCTTGGACTTAATCGTTGTCGGGCTTGCGTTATTGCTGATTTACAAAAAACTCGCCAGTATTTCCCCACTTTCACCCATGCTTCGCTCAGCCCATCAATTAAGTTTTTCAGCACATCTCTCATCGAATCTCGTGACCACAGACTCATCGCAATTACCAAACAAATTACCAATTGTGCTGGTAACGAGCGTTTACGTTGTTCACAAACTTTAGTTTTAGCGATCGCTTGCTCGATCTCCGTGGATGGGATGGCTGCCTCTATCGCTTTGAACACATCACTACTTTGTATCGTAGGAGACAACAATGAGAAATCCTTCAGATGCACTACACTCACTTTCCATTCTTGGGAACAATGCTTAATTTACAACACTTTGAGCCTTAACTGAACCGTAGTGAGTTACACCCCCGTTTTCATACCCCTGATTCCCGCTTATACCCGCACTGGGGTTGTCACTGATACGCAGGATACACCGATTGCTGGTGCAACGGTAGAAGCGATCGGGAAATCTGGGCAGCGCAAATTTTCCGTGACGAACAGCGCCGGAGTTTACTATTTAGAAGGATTATCCCAGGGAGAGTATACGTTGACAGTCAATGGTAACTCCCATCTGCGCTTAAAATTAAATGCATCTACCAAACCGTTTCAAGAACTGAACTTGAAAACCAAGATTTAATATCCAGCCGCTTTATCTACAATGTTGCGCAAAGGTTTCCCAGCTTGATAAAGTGCCAAATTTTCTAGAAACAACTCTATTACTCGTTGTTGCATCTGTTGAGATATGCCGCTACAGTGAGGTGTAATAAAGACGTTGGGTAGCGATCGCAACTGACTATCTGCTGGGAGTGGTTCTACAGTAAAAGCATCTAAAGCCGCTCCTGCAAGCCAACCGTTTTGGAGAGCATAAATCAAAGCATTCTCATCGATAATTCCGCCACGGGCAATATTAATTAAATAAGCACTTGCCTGCATGGATTTTAGTACGCTGGCATCAATTAAATGTTTAGTTTGAGCCGTTAAAGGCGTAGCGAGGACGAGATAATCTACCTCTGGTAAAAGTGTACGCCATTCCTCAGCGCCAACGACTAAATCGAAACCAGGTAGCGATCGCGGGTGCAAGCAATTCCCCCAGACGCGCATTCCAAAAGCTTGAGTGCGGGTAGCAATTGCCTGTCCGATACCACCAGTACCTATAATTAGTACAGTTGCGCCCATCAATTCTTGCAATCCTAAAGCTTCCACTTCTGGATATGACAGCCAACGATCTTGCTGTTGGGCAAGTCTAAAGTTAGATAAGCATTTGGCGCGATCGAGCATATATGCTAAGACAAATTCAGCAATGGGAATTGCATGAACTCCAGCACTATTTGTCATTATTAAATCGCGAGCGACTAAGGTTGGGATTAATAAATGGTCAATGCCTGCACTTTCAGTATGCAGCCAGCGTAGATTGGGTAATTGTGATAATACTCGCTCGAAAAAAGCATTATAAGACCATTCGTGAAAATATACCTCAGCATCACTTGGATCTCCGTCTAAATTGCCTTGAAGATCGAGCCGAACAATGCGATCGTCGTTAGATAAATGCGACTCGATCTGTGTTGCTAAATTACTGGGTAAAACAATTTTCATAAATTATCCTTTCACGCCGCTACCTGCTGCTGTGGGTACGATGTAACGTTGCACGAATAGGAATAAAATTAAAATTGGCGCAATTGAAATTATCGAACCAGCCGCAATTAATCGCCAATCCAAAGAGAAGGTTCCTGCTAACATTGCCACCCCTAAAGGTAAAGTGTAAAGTTCGGGGCGATCGATTGCAATCAAAGGCCAAAGAAAGTCACTCCAAGCACCGATGAAGACAAAAATTGCTAGCGTGACAAGGGCGGGACGAATTGCTGGTAACATGACATGCCACCAAATACCTAATTCCGAACAACCATCAATTCTGGCTGCTTCTTCTAATTCTTTGGGAACGCCTTGAAAGGCTTGCCGTAATAGAAATATTCCAAAAGCAGAGGCGATCGCCGGAAAAATAATTCCTAAATAGGTATTTTTCATCCCTAGCTGTACAGTCAAAATATATAGCGGAATCATCACGATTTGAAACGGAATCATGATAGTAGTAACAATTGCTGTAAAGATAACTTCTCGACCGCGAAATTCTAAACGGGCAAGGGGATAAGCTGCTAAAGCACAAAATAATAAATTCAATCCCACTGTGAGCAGTGCCACTAATGTACTGTTAAATAAGTACCTACCGAAAGGATTTGTCTCCCAAACGCGGACAAAATTATTAAATGTCGGCTGGCTGGGTATAAATTGGGGTGGAAACTGAAAAATATTTTCTGTGGGAGATTTCAGCGACGTACTCAGCAACCACAACAGGGGAAACAGCATTAAAATCGCGATCGCACCCAGTAAGCCATACGTCGAGATCGTTCGCCAAGTTCGATTCTGCATTTGGACTCGTATTCCCCAACTAAAGTTTCTTCTATACACCCCTGCTCCCCGCTCCCTGCTCGCTGCTCCCTATTCTGGTCAAAATTTGCAGACAACCGCAAGCAACCGGATGCGAAAGCGGAATAAATTATTATGCTACTGCGATTTCCATGGTATCCTCTTTTTGAGGAGATGCAACCCGAGTACTACTAATTATGGATTACGAATTTCGTGTTGTCGTAGAGAAAGTCTGTGTCGCTAGTCAAGCAGTGGCCAAAAGAGACACAGTGAAAATATACGATCTTCGCCCACCCAAATCAATTCTCGATCTAGGGCTGCGCCATGAAGAACAAATATCGCTTCTGACCAAGGTACAAAATGCGCTACTAGCCGAACAATCTGCCTTGATTGACTTAGGATACGTCACCTGCCCCAATTGTGGAAAAAAACTCAAGAAAAATGGATTCATGTCATCCAATTTTCACGCGGTTTTCAGTGACCATAAATTATACATTCAAAAGCATCGCTGCAATAATCCTGAGTGTAATTGGCAAAGTACCCCGACCACAACCACCGTTTTTGGCACTGATATCCATCCTGATTTGGCTAAGTTGCAGTGCGAACAGGGTGCTTTATTTAGTTACCGTGACGCTCAGACCAATTTAGAGAAAATCAATTGCACTCGACGCAGCGTCAACAACCATACCCGCATTCAAAGCCTAACCAACCAAGTCGGTGCAATGCTATCTCAAGCAACTCTGAGAAAGCCTTCCGCTCAAGAATGTGTAGCCCCGACGACGGATTTGATTGTCCAAGTCGATGGTGGACACATTCCGGTTAAAGAGAAAGGGAAACGTAGTTTTGAAGCTTTGTCTGCCATTGCCTATCAACCTGACAAGATTAAACAGGTGGATAAAAACCATCGACAGATTACTAATAAGACCTGTGTCGTTGCAGCGCTCAATGACGAGTTGGATACCATCAAACGTTTCGTGCTAAATGCTGCCCACAAGCAAGGAATGACAGAACAGACAAGGGTAACAGGTCTGGCAGATGGTGCCAATAATTGCTGGTCTGTGCTACTATCCCTGAAATCTCATTGTCTAGATTTAGAGTGTATTCTAGACTGGTTCCACATTGGACAAAAGTTTCAGAATGTTAAAAACGCACTTGGTGAATCTTTTGAGGAATCCCTGGATAGCGTGAAATGGACTGTCTGGCATGGTGAAGCCCAAGCAGCTCTCACAAAATTGAAATTGCTCCAAGACAACATTACTGATGATGCCAAGCAATCCCAGATTCAGGGATTGCATAATTATTTGAAGAACAATCTTGATTATCTCATCAATTATGATGAGCAGAAAAACTCAGGAAAAGTCTATACCAGCCAAACTGCAGAATCTCATATTGACTCACTGTTTAATGCACGACATAAGCGGAAACAAAAAATGCAATGGACCAGAGAAGGAGCGCATAATGTCTTGCAAATTAGAGCCAAGATGGAGAGTCAGGAATGGAATGGACAATGGCAAGACGCCGTCCTGGAAGCTCTAATTGGTGCAGCATGAAGCTAACTGTAGCACAATAATCTATTCCGCTTTCAGTCAGGTTTATAAACTACAAAACCCTTTAACAGAGAGGGTTTGCGGCGATGGAGAATAGGAGACTCGAACCCCTGACCTCTGCGGTGCGATCGCAGATGATAGTAGACTGAAATCATTACTCCATAAAGCTTATAGCTATTCTCAACTATTAATATCTCAAATCTATCTCAATTTCAAGATTTCCTGACATTATTAGAATTAGTTCACCCATCACAATAAAATACTTTATGAATAACTATTCCAGACCTACCTAGTGAGGACATTTTTCCAGGCGTTCTGCAATCCAGACTTTGACAATCGATTGACGAGTTACACCCAAACGCTTTGCCTCCCGATCTAGCGCTTCAATCATCCAGGCGGGAAAATCCACGTTCACCCTTTTTTGCTCGTATCCAGGGCGACGTGCTGCTGATAGATCGAGAAATTCTGTGATGTCTTCACCCCGATCGAACTTCTGGTCAAACTCACTTGCCTTCATATATTGCCACCTCTTCTTGACGCGGCCGCCGCACTGAAATTATGCGGATTTTTTCATTTCTATAGGCGATCGCAGCAGACCAATGCTTTTCCTTAATTTTTCCGATAACCAAATATCGAGGCTCATCCTCCGTCCGTGCCGGAATTTCTAGCCTTTGAGGGTCTTCCCATAATTCTTGTGCCTCGACAAAATCGATCCCATGTTTTTCGCGATTGGATTGACTCTTAGTCTCGTCAAACACAAATTCCATTTTTATATACTTATTATACTGTTTCTATATCTAATGCTTGCTAATTTGTCGTTGATTCAGCTTCTTCTCACAATGCTGGTAGAGAAACGATAGTTTTTTATAGAATTGCCTTCAGCTAACCGTGACTGGAAGATTCGCGATCGCTTGCGCCGATTGCATCTTCATCACGGACTCGCTTTGAGAAAAGCAACTGTAGTAGACCAATCTACGGTGCGATTTAAGAGCAAGCGTTCAAAGAGGGCGCGAACAAGGCTAATTTCTGATGCTGATAGGTAGCGCGATAGATACTCGACATAGGCAGGTCGCTTTGGATCGGCAGCACTAGCACTAAACCAGCGATTGAATAAATCTGACGACACGTACAGTTGAGTCGGATAATGCTCGACGGTTATTTTGACTTCGATCCCTGCTGCTGTCAGTGCCAAGCGTAGATCTTCCACATCCCAATTCACCATTGGATCGGCAGGGTTAGCGTAGATTTCCTCTTCTGCCATTGCTAAACGCTCATACAGCTTGGCATCTAGCTTAGTAGCATCAAGCAGGCGATACAACCGTTGTGTATGGCGAGCGAGATTTTCTGCTAACACCAATACTCCCGAGGGTTGCAGCAATTGTAGTAACTGTTGCACTACTGCTACCTTATCAAGTTCGCTCATCAGTACGTTACGCCCAACAATCGAGTCGAAGCATACGTTAGGAGCAATGGCGGCTAATTTCTTCGGTAACTGAGCAAGTGGCGCAACTACAACGACCGGACGCATCAACTGAGGCAATTTCTCTGCCTGCTCTTGGATTGCTTGTGCCTGCTGCTGGTTACGGACGACAGCATACACTCCTCCTTCTGGCGCATGGCGTAGTGCTTCCCAAACCAGTAGACCGCTGCCTGCATTCACATCCAGGATGACGTGGTGGCGTTGGGGTGAAGCTAATTCAAACACGCGATCGCGTATGCTCGCAAGTTGTTCTCCCACTTGGCTCAAGGTGCGTTGCAACCACTTTTGGGAGGAGCGATCGCTCGGACTAAAGCTGAGGATTTCGGCTGGCGCTATTTGGTGATCCGACACCATTGCTGCCAATTGCGCTTCCCGTCGCCGCATCACTGCTGCTTGAATTTTGCCTTCAAAACCTTGGACTGATGGTTGATAAAATACTTGCCCCTGTAAGGATGCTGGTAAATACTGCTGCGCTACCCAATGCTCCCTGTAGGCATGAGGGTAAAGGTAGCCTTCCCCATGTCCGAATCCCTGCTTGTCTCGGTTACTATCTTTCAAGTGACTCGGTACATCAGCTTCCCTTTCCTTTTCCACGGCTGCCAAAGCATCGAAAAAGCCCATTGTGCTATTGGATTTTGGTGCAGTGGCTAAGTAGAGCGTTGCTTGGGCTAGGTGGTAGCGTCCCTCTGGCATCCCGACGCGATCGAAGACATGAGCGCAAGCATTGACGACGACAACTGCATTTGGATCGGCTAATCCCACATCCTCGCTCGCTAGAATCGACAATCGACGTAAAATGAAACGCGGGTCTTCTCCAGCGTAAACCATGCGTGCTAACCAATATAGAGCGGCATCTGGGTCGGAGCCGCGCACGCTCTTGATGAAGGCACTGATGGTATCGAAGTGAGCGTCGCCCTCTTTATCGTAGAGAACGGCACGTTGCTGAATCGACTCTTCTGCAACGGCTAGAGTGATGTGGATCGTTCCCTGACGATCTGGGGGTGTAGTTTCTACTGCTAGCTCTAATGCATTGAGCAGAGAACGGGCATCACCATTGGCAACATTAACTAAGTGCGCTAGTGCATCTGGTTCTAGTTTGACTTTGAGCTTACCATAGCCGCGCTCTGGGTCTGATAGTGCTTGTTCGGCAATGCGGTACAAATCGCGCTCGCCCAAGGGTTTAAGTTGGAAAATGCGCGAGCGACTGACGAGTGCTTTATTGACTTCAAAGAAAGGATTTTCAGTCGTTGCTCCAATCAGGATAACAGTGCCATTTTCTACCCACGGCAGCAGTGCATCCTGTTGTGACTTATTAAAGCGGTGGACTTCATCGACAAAGAGAATGGTGCGCTGTTTGTGTTTGGCAGCTCGCTCTTGGGCAGTGTCTATCGCTGCCCGAATTTCCTTGACTCCTGCAAGGACGGCATTAATCGCGATGAAGTGA from Chroococcidiopsis sp. SAG 2025 harbors:
- a CDS encoding carbohydrate ABC transporter permease, encoding MQNRTWRTISTYGLLGAIAILMLFPLLWLLSTSLKSPTENIFQFPPQFIPSQPTFNNFVRVWETNPFGRYLFNSTLVALLTVGLNLLFCALAAYPLARLEFRGREVIFTAIVTTIMIPFQIVMIPLYILTVQLGMKNTYLGIIFPAIASAFGIFLLRQAFQGVPKELEEAARIDGCSELGIWWHVMLPAIRPALVTLAIFVFIGAWSDFLWPLIAIDRPELYTLPLGVAMLAGTFSLDWRLIAAGSIISIAPILILFLFVQRYIVPTAAGSGVKG
- the brnA gene encoding type II toxin-antitoxin system BrnA family antitoxin, whose product is MKASEFDQKFDRGEDITEFLDLSAARRPGYEQKRVNVDFPAWMIEALDREAKRLGVTRQSIVKVWIAERLEKCPH
- a CDS encoding D-2-hydroxyacid dehydrogenase is translated as MKIVLPSNLATQIESHLSNDDRIVRLDLQGNLDGDPSDAEVYFHEWSYNAFFERVLSQLPNLRWLHTESAGIDHLLIPTLVARDLIMTNSAGVHAIPIAEFVLAYMLDRAKCLSNFRLAQQQDRWLSYPEVEALGLQELMGATVLIIGTGGIGQAIATRTQAFGMRVWGNCLHPRSLPGFDLVVGAEEWRTLLPEVDYLVLATPLTAQTKHLIDASVLKSMQASAYLINIARGGIIDENALIYALQNGWLAGAALDAFTVEPLPADSQLRSLPNVFITPHCSGISQQMQQRVIELFLENLALYQAGKPLRNIVDKAAGY
- a CDS encoding BrnT family toxin: MEFVFDETKSQSNREKHGIDFVEAQELWEDPQRLEIPARTEDEPRYLVIGKIKEKHWSAAIAYRNEKIRIISVRRPRQEEVAIYEGK
- a CDS encoding carboxypeptidase-like regulatory domain-containing protein, which codes for MSYTPVFIPLIPAYTRTGVVTDTQDTPIAGATVEAIGKSGQRKFSVTNSAGVYYLEGLSQGEYTLTVNGNSHLRLKLNASTKPFQELNLKTKI
- a CDS encoding IS4 family transposase, with amino-acid sequence MEQAIAKTKVCEQRKRSLPAQLVICLVIAMSLWSRDSMRDVLKNLIDGLSEAWVKVGKYWRVFCKSAITQARQRLSPRVMSQLFHQLVRPMASTDTKGAFLNGLRIVVIDRTCFDLPDSDENARVFGRPSSRPGTQAAFPKLRLVILVEAGTHLIFDALMCPYRIGERVRALRLLRSVSSGMLLMWDRGLHSYAMVQATVTTGSDYLGRIPANVKFLCEEPLADGSYLSWIYPPAKFRSKACQPIQVRVIEYTIGNTDNPEEQLRYRLITSLLELEKFPAQLLAIEYHQRWEVENTIDELKVHLSGRKTHIRSQKPREVVQEVYGWLLGHWAVRLLMFQAAKSAGITPLRLSFTGTLRVIRRAIPKFQRLQSQELPFF
- a CDS encoding ISKra4 family transposase, encoding MDYEFRVVVEKVCVASQAVAKRDTVKIYDLRPPKSILDLGLRHEEQISLLTKVQNALLAEQSALIDLGYVTCPNCGKKLKKNGFMSSNFHAVFSDHKLYIQKHRCNNPECNWQSTPTTTTVFGTDIHPDLAKLQCEQGALFSYRDAQTNLEKINCTRRSVNNHTRIQSLTNQVGAMLSQATLRKPSAQECVAPTTDLIVQVDGGHIPVKEKGKRSFEALSAIAYQPDKIKQVDKNHRQITNKTCVVAALNDELDTIKRFVLNAAHKQGMTEQTRVTGLADGANNCWSVLLSLKSHCLDLECILDWFHIGQKFQNVKNALGESFEESLDSVKWTVWHGEAQAALTKLKLLQDNITDDAKQSQIQGLHNYLKNNLDYLINYDEQKNSGKVYTSQTAESHIDSLFNARHKRKQKMQWTREGAHNVLQIRAKMESQEWNGQWQDAVLEALIGAA
- a CDS encoding AAA family ATPase, whose protein sequence is MELFNSDRQSAANSSPLADRMRPRTLDEFVGQDHAIAPGRLLRRAIEADRVSSVIFAGPPGTGKTTLARIIANTTRAHFIAINAVLAGVKEIRAAIDTAQERAAKHKQRTILFVDEVHRFNKSQQDALLPWVENGTVILIGATTENPFFEVNKALVSRSRIFQLKPLGERDLYRIAEQALSDPERGYGKLKVKLEPDALAHLVNVANGDARSLLNALELAVETTPPDRQGTIHITLAVAEESIQQRAVLYDKEGDAHFDTISAFIKSVRGSDPDAALYWLARMVYAGEDPRFILRRLSILASEDVGLADPNAVVVVNACAHVFDRVGMPEGRYHLAQATLYLATAPKSNSTMGFFDALAAVEKEREADVPSHLKDSNRDKQGFGHGEGYLYPHAYREHWVAQQYLPASLQGQVFYQPSVQGFEGKIQAAVMRRREAQLAAMVSDHQIAPAEILSFSPSDRSSQKWLQRTLSQVGEQLASIRDRVFELASPQRHHVILDVNAGSGLLVWEALRHAPEGGVYAVVRNQQQAQAIQEQAEKLPQLMRPVVVVAPLAQLPKKLAAIAPNVCFDSIVGRNVLMSELDKVAVVQQLLQLLQPSGVLVLAENLARHTQRLYRLLDATKLDAKLYERLAMAEEEIYANPADPMVNWDVEDLRLALTAAGIEVKITVEHYPTQLYVSSDLFNRWFSASAADPKRPAYVEYLSRYLSASEISLVRALFERLLLNRTVDWSTTVAFLKASP